The genomic region ggttccgggaattgaacggactcctggaacgcattctgttcaagaaccaaggtatgactgtacttcatTCAGTGCCATTAAACCACCCTGAATCATTCCTAAGCTGCTTTTCTCATTTGCTAAGGAAACTAGTATAAGTGTAGTGAGCAAAACAAATTAAACATGGTTGTCTGTTTCCCTGccaagaaataaaagcaattcaTTACATTTACCCTGCAAAAGGGTTGATTTCATCACTCATAAATATTATCATTGCTGTTGTCAATTGTTCTTTGATGACATTCTGATGTTCAGAAACACATGTCTTACTACTGGGGCATTGAAAACTGAATGCGCCTCTGGGCTAGGCCAGCCACTGCTTCAAGGTGCTGATCAAATATATTGTTGTCTTTTTCTCATTTGCTGTATTGATACAGTACAATGAGCAAAAATAATGAAAAGTTGAGATTTGTGTTCCTATCAGAAGCAATGGGCTTGCCAATTGCAAATACTGGCCTatcacagtattattattttacttactactcatgtaaacaagaaaaaaaatctacacAGGTTTTGCTGTAGCTAATGTATTTTATTATCAGGACTCAagttatttttctagaagaatgtCCACGTTGGTCATTTTTCAAGTATAACAACTGGCTTTCTGCTTTAGTGTCATAGATTTCCCTAAGTTTAGAAGCCTATTGCTGTCCCTTCAACCACTACTTtaaataacaatatatatatctCAAATGGCAGTTTTTGCTTATTGCAGGGACATTTCACTCCTTATTTCTGTACATCTCTCGGATGTATTAATTCAATTCACATACTAAACAATTCTGCCACGCTTACTTTGATTATACAACGCTATTAAATGattgttgctgttcttttaaGAAGTTACAAACCtaagctatatattttttttataaaaataataattataaaaatctGTCTTCGTCACACAGAATTTCACACTGTAATGCAGCTTTAGTTGTTTCACATGCAGTGAAACAGGAAGCATGTGTGAGTGATGCTTCTTCTTCACACATTCTGTGAACTTGCACATGAAATGTGTGGATTCCACATGCACCTGGAACTCATGCTGctcaccatggggggggggggagaatttgagAGTTTCTGCTTTGTACATTATACAACCAGCTGAAGGCAAGCTGTTGTTTCACATTGATCTGAATGATCCAGGATTAGCTCATTACGGACCAGCCTTGCAAACCTGTTTCATACAAACGACGCCCTAGGCTGCCCTAGCGATAGCCACTTAGGGCTAGATTCATACGATCGTCACTTGAAGAGGTAGCGGCTTGATCACTGTACAGCTGGCTCAGTGCTAAGCCCagtatttcctttttctctttgtaaaaccGCAGCTCTTGTCCAGCTTTCCGGGTTTCTTCCAGCTCTCTAAGGGCCACTTGCAGCTCTTGCGAAATAATGCCCGGAGTTTCTTGCTCCTTCATAAGCCAGTCCAGAGCCATGTGACTTCTCATCCTTTCATCTAAGCTGTACTGGGAATAGTAGGAGATCACTTCCTGTTGCCcgtccaaaaaaataaataaagagttaGCAACAAATACACCATTGCTttgtagtggggtaggagagctggggggggggtcacatctgACAAGCAATGTgttcctttggtttcagatagtacatgggtagatgagtctaaaaagcctacAACACACATTTTCACAGCCCTGtagcataaggttaccagatttttttttcaatgaatccaaggacacttttcaacttcctactaaatagatggattttctcaggggactgatttgtaaatccggggactgtccccgggaaacggggacgtctggtaaccttactgtagCAGCTATGGTGGTTTATTTACCAgcagtaataatatttattatttgtaccttgcccatctggtttgatttccccagccactctgggcggcttccaacaaaaatcaaatacaaaaatatcacacatttaaaacttccctaaaaagggctgccttcaggtattttctgaatgtcaggtagttgtttatctccttgacctgtgatgggagggcgttccacagggcgggcgccactaccgagaaggccctctgcctggttccctgtagttttgcttctcgcagttagggaaccaacagaaggccctcggcgctggatctcagtgtccgggctgaatgatgggggtggagacgctccttcaggtatacaggaccgaggccgtttagggctttaaaggtcagcaccaacactttgaattgtgctcggaaatgtactgggagccaatgtagatctctcaggaccggtgttatgtggtcctggcggccactcccagtcaccagtctagctgccgcattgaggattaattgcagtttccggttcaccttcaaaggtagccccacatagagcgcattgcagtagtccaagcgggagataaccagagcatgcaccactctggtgagacagtccacgggcaggtagggtctcagcctgcgtaccagatggagctggtagacagctgccctggacatagaattaacctgcgcttccatggacagctgtgagtccaaaatgactcccaggctgcgcacctggtccttcaggggcacagttaccccattcaggaccaggaagttctccacacctgccctccagtagtaatgtatttagtgttaactctggagaatgtatacttgattctgaccaaacgaAGCCTCTTAGGGCACAATAGACATCAGGAGGCTtcgtttggtcagaattgagtatacatTCTCCAGAGTTAATTCTAAACACATTACTTCTAGTacatgagccaccatagccactagagggccatgaaaatgtgtgtcccaggctttttagacttgtctacccatgtactatctgaaaccaaaggggcgcattggttgccaggtgtgaaatatattggcattatttccAGCTTTCCTTTCCCCACTATTGTAAAATGCAACAGATTCTAAAATAATGGGTTATGTTCTGCTCTGGGATCTTTTGCAACTGACATGGACATTTCAGaacagatacagttgtacctcagatacagttgtacctcagaagtcgaacggaatccattttggaagtccgtttgacttccaaaacgttcggaaaccaaagcttGGCTTCTGGGCTGCGGAAGCCCAGTCGGATGttgggcttccaaaaaatgtttgcaaaccggaacactcacttacggggttgtggcgttcaggatccaagatATGACTTTATTGGAAACATGTTTGACTGTGAAAGTCAAACAAATAAATTGTCGTTAAGGTAGCTGAAGAAATTCTAGTTGTGCAGGAGCCTAGATGTCCAAAAGCAAGGGCTTGCCTATTTACTGCCCTGCTTGAGCTGAGCTGCTCTCTCGACCCATTACTACCTATTTGAAATAATGGAACTTGAAACCCATAGTCAATTTGGTTTTGTTAACCTGCAGCTCCATCCTTTTGTCATGCTTCTCTGTAACTATCAGGTCATCACTTGGGTTTAAGGACATTTGAAGAGCCCTGCAGggtcagatcaaaggcccatctcatccagcactctgttctcacagtggccaagcagatgcccatgggaaacccacaagaagaaactgagcaccacagcactctccccaactGCCCTGgaattcccagcaactagcattcaaagACATCTTGcctttgtctgtttgtttgaaGTGAGCATAGTCCTTAATCAATGGTTTATTTAAAAGAGATTAATTTTTCATGTAAGTAAATATGCAGATCTTAACATTTAAAGCAGACAACTCATTTAATCATTCCTTTAAACGTTAATTATGCAAGTATATAATGTTAAaatgcagtggttttttttataaaaaaaaccattaataTAATTTATAATACTAATTACataattctattaaaaaaagaactatGGGTTGCATTCAGGGAAGTCATCCTGTTATCTCAAGCACTTCCACCTGTGCAACAagactttctcttcctctcttctccccatgtctctctccctccccaactGCTCTGGAAGGTTAGGATAACcatagaacagatttggggagaaGGGACTCAGGATGGGGAGTCCACTGTGCAgatggaagtccttgtgctaacGGGACAACTTTTTGGATACAACCCTAGGTTTGCACTTGTCCACTAATGGATTCTTTTAAACATAGAACATCTGTAATGACATTACAGTATTTTAAAGAGGAATCTTAATTTGTGGACACACTTAACTTTGGAGATGTCTCAGACTCAATGGGACTCACTGAGTgcctaaattttaaaaatcccactgatttcaattccCACCAATGGCACCTAAGAATGGACCATGTCCATAGAACACAAGGAACATACTGGGTAGAGGTGAACAGCTTTGCTGTTGGGGATACGGGTGCACTATTAGTGGTGTGTTACTCACTTGTCGAGAGCACTTTGTTTCACGCAAAGCTTTGAGGCTTCCATTCCAGTGCAGCAGTTGAAAGACTATCATCAGTTCCTATGGAAGAAAAACCAATGGCTTCTGATTGAACTGCTTCAAAGCAGAATCTCTCTTTCAGCATGCGAAACAATAGTGGGGATTTGCTGTGTGAGAACTGGGTTAGATTCAAATGTGTTTTTCCATCTTGAAAAGCATCATGGAAGGACTGTTTTGGAACCTCATGTTCCAGCCATGGAACGAATTCTTCCATCTGCACAGGAACTTTGTGTCAGTTCACAAGGAAGAGCCATTATCAAGTCTTTCTGTATTGCCTTCAAGGTGATTGCTCTGATATGACTGAACCCTTTTGACTTTCTAGAACATTATTGAATGCTTGTACATGAATTAGAGTGGAACCAAGTCTGAGTCACACTAGATCACTTGCCCttcaaacaaaaagcaaaacaaaacaaaaacccgatATATGCTGCTCCTAAATCTGTTGGAATACTGACATTTACCAAAAGAGTAGCATTAATAACTAGAGAGAGATTCTAAAGTATGTACTGAGACAATTATTTTGTCTGTTACTGGCAATTATTAGTTTGTTATTTGTTGTCCCATTAtctctttgttattttttttaaattatagaaCAGCTTTTGTAATTGCAGTATTATGAAAGTGAAGTTATTCAGTGCACCATGGAAGTACATGGAACAATGATTATGCCCCTCTTTATCTATTATCTTTTATGGTTTTATTGGGCATTGTCCTAGGCAAAAGGATGTAGAAAACAATTTGGAAGAGTGGAGCCCGATAAGAATTTAGACACTGCCTTCATAGCAATGGAGTTACAAGGGGGCATGTGTAAGCATCACCATTTGTCTGAAATGAGACTTAAATTGGAAGGGGTCCAGTGTTTCACTTTATGAGCATTCTGTGTTGCAAACATGCTGTCATCTGTTCCAGAAAGGCACAATCTTGCCTCCGCTTAGATATTCTATTGCTATGTCAAACTTTCATGGTCTGCCTTTCATCAGACACAAGAAAAACAACCATCAAAAGCAAAGCTGGTATAGCTATACTTGTAAAGGAAATTTGTTCATGGGGCAGATTTTGAAATATGACTTGAATAATTTCTTTGGAACATCAAGTAGTATCAGCTCAGACTGCTTAGTTAGTTTTCCAGTACACATTTAAATCACTGTAAAGATGAATAAAGGGTAACTTCTCTCCAACTGGAATCTAATCTGGAAAACAGTGTACAAAGGGAAAAAGCCAAATCCGAATATATGGAAAAAGCATGTGCACATACACAGCCGCAAGCCTTATTTAGTTACTTTTGCAAGTTCATTTTTCAATATTCAGCTGAACATTTTCAGATGCTGCTTTCTGTCCTACTCTGTATGAATAGCATAAATGTTCATGTTGGAAGAAATGGAGAGAGGTACAAAACATAAATGAAGCCATACGTTTTATTGAGGCTgagatccttttttttttttttttagtaagtcACATACCCACTGAACACAGCATACAGATTGCactgcaaactttttttaaaaatggctggtCTGAAAGAATTAAATTGTACCTGAAATTCCAGCATTGTCTTCCCCATGTTTGATTCCAGCATATAATGATAGGCTCCAATACTTGTGCTTGGGTCATCAGCATCATTTAAAGTACCCTTTAACAAGAACAAAGGAACTTTCTGAATTACATAAACACATTCTTAGGTGGGGGAAAATGCAAACCATTTCCACATCTTCAGATTACAAATTGGATGTGTTCAGACATCaggctaaaccatagtttagaatGACAGAACAAGTTACAGTGAGTCCTGTgcattctcccttctctctcttctggCATGGTCACAAGTGGGAAATTGGAAAATTTCTCTTCCAGTttcaattaaccatagtttagcagGTTTCTGAAGAATCCTAAATTATGTAACTAAACTGTGTTTTAACCAAAGCATAGTTAGCATTAAGCACATTTTGACAGGTTCAAATGACTGGAGAGGTTGCAATTAATCTAAACCAGAAGCTCACATTTCCACCTTGTAGTTATGCCAGAGTTGGGAGAAAGTTGGGAGCCTGAGCTTCACTGTAGCTCATTCTCATAATGCTCAACTATGATTTAGCATGTTGCCTTAACTACTACAAAAGCCATAATAAAATCACAGTATTTGATGCCTCCCTTTACCATCAACATCTCGGAAGTGGAACACAACCATTCATAATagcctctttttcttccttctttttggcTACAGAGCAGGGTATAACATTTAGACATAAGCATCACCATAGCTAGTTTTAAACCACATATATTTCTACATGCATCTTCTTAACATAAAACATGGTTTTCTGAAATGTTCCCATCTTCCTTCAATGATGCTGAAAGAGGATTTTCAACAACTGGAATATAAGGAGGTAACTTATAACCACAACTGGGTGGCGTGAGCCAGTTGTGGTGGGTCTGGTTTGAATTTGCCTCGGAGCAGCAGCAGATcttaaccaaaaaaagaaaaaaagggaaaaaaacctaagAGATTCTGTTTGGTGTCTTCACCGTCTTAGACCAGTTTACAAAGCTATATATTTACTTACTTGCTTAGTAAATCTGTACCTAGCATTTTTGCATGTAGTCCTCAAAGCACTTCACAAAATGAATAAGATCCAATGGAAGTGTTAAAAGCCCTAcacttaaagcaaaacaaaaccagccaAGCAGATACAGGCATATTGTGTAGTTGGCTTTTTCACCTGCTCTTTTGTCTCTTGGATTCTTTTCCACAGAGCAGCTGGTTTGAGATGGAGATGTTTATGTGGTGATGAAGGGGACAGCCCAGCTGGgacagtttagtttagtttattaaAATTTCTCAGACAACATTTTCTAGAAGAGCACTCAAGGCATCTCACAATTAAAATTTCCCTAGTTAAAAACAAAAGCGAGTAAACAGCAAATCCATAAAATATTAAATTCGCATGAagtcattaaacaaacaaacaaacagcacatTTCATTCCATCAATGGTCTGGAAGTAAAGGAACATCTTAATCTGGCACCGAAAATATGATAATGTGGGCATCCAGGCAGGACTTCATAGACATAAGGGCCGCTACAGTCGTCCCCACACTTATGAGGGGTTATATTCTTGGCCCCCACGTGCATAACTGAAATTGCATAAAGTGGGAGGCACCCTCCAGATATcattggactcttaactcccatcagctgcactCAGCATGGTTCGGGATGATGTAGCCCAAGCACACCTgttgggccacaggttccccatacctatTGTAGATTCAAGTTATGGAAAATATAATATTGGATAGTCTCATTTGGTAGGGCAACCCATTAGCATAGCACAGCCCTGTAGACATGGAGGGCTGAAGCTTTAGACACAGTGGTTTGTTGTTTTCCATTCGGAGGGACAATTCTTGAGTCAAATGCTTATAATTCTTCTCATAATCCTTAATGTCCTAGAGAAGCTATGCAGAGCTGAACACAACTCTGTACACAAGACAGTTTCTTTAGCAGAACTGTCAGCAAATTTATAGCTTTTGAAATGCAGTAACATTAACACACTGCTGCTGAAATATTTATGCTGGCTTTTAAATATCCCAAGGGACATCTGTCTCAAACTCTGCAATTTTAAGCTTTTCGCCTTAGAAAATTTCCATTAAAAATGATGAATTGCATTAAATGAACCTTCTTTTCGAAATCATTTCTAAATAAATCATAGTCCGCTTTCCAAAATGTATGTATGGGATTGTCCCTCAAAAGGGCATGAGACTCGTAAAGCTCGAGGAGAAAGGCACCCTTTCATCCACAAACCAGATATACCCCAGACCTTTCCCACTGCTCTGCAAATACACCAAAATTATAAGCACCCCTCACCCACCTCCCCAGAATCTTATAACTTTCAATCAAAGAAGAACAGTTCCAAATTGTGTGCCTCACACTGCTCTTAACCCTCTTCCCAAGTCATTTCAAGTCTCCCGTTTGCTTATCAGCAGTTCCTTCTGCACAGATGGGAGGATTTTCTTAAATCTTCTGGAGTCTCAAGCAGCATACATCTTTCACTgagccagcatttttttttaaaaaaaaactttcacgAATTTTGCTCTACTTTTCAGTGGATTAGCAACATGCTTCTTCCgatctgtatttttttttcctgctgccaATGACTGCAAAATATTGAATCTGGGCAACTTGTAAGAAGCTGTAACACGCCTTCAATAAGATTACTTATTTTTAACCACTGCAAATGCCTAATCCACATGGACACATTTTCAGCATGATAATGAGGGATAAAGGAGAAATGACTTCCATCCTCTCCCTCTAAGtgatattttatttgaatttcaGTGGGAAATGGGGAAAACTTGGTTTGAATCAAGGTTATTATATCATCCGCCttctccaaactggtgccctccaatgGCCTTCTGGCTGAGGCAGACAAGCTGTAGTCCCCAACATCTGGAACTACAACCCCAATCTTCCATTACTATTGGCCATGTTACAAGGGGCTGATAGGAGATGGAGTCATTCAGCAccagaagggccacaggttccccacttgcGCTTTAAAGTGCAGAGAGTGATTATATACAGGGATTAATTGCACCTTAGACAGATTTGGGGAAAGTTAAAATAGATGGCACCCCCAGTTTCAAGATGTTTGTACGTGCAGATTTAAGAAACTTGAAACCTGGGCTGACATTTACAGAGTATCACGGGACTTTCTGTTAGGCTTTTAACTCGGTACATTAATTTCTGATTATTTGCAGAGCAATCCCAAGGCTGTGAATGCACTTAGcttttaataaatcaataatgtGGGTGAGGTACTGAAAATAAGTTCCTCTCCAATAGAATTAGCTTGCATTTACCTAGTGCTTGTGTGtctatataaatacataaatactatGCCACGTGTAGCGCATGCAAGGAATCTGTATCCATTAGTAATTGCAGATGTTTCCCTGAAAGAACCCAGTAGCCGAGGACAATCCACAGCATCACCAAGCCAACCCACGCGCAAACTGAAGCTAACCTCAAATGCAGATGTTAGCAGTCTGATTCGGTTTCGGCATGTTTAGTGACAAAAGCTCCTGCCAACTCATTTCCTTGCCAGAGGCAGTAATATAGTAGAGAACAAAGGGTTGAAATAGAGATGTGGGGAAGTGAATGGAAAGACTAGGATACTTTACAACACTGGTTTAGTCTTGAAtacagttgccatatttcaaaatccaggacaccctgaaagttgttgggatttgttttttgttttacaacccgcccccccccaaacatgatttattttttttattgacttgcctaagatccagatcacattttggaaattccccctgggtgtcaattccgcctttgaaatcccactAATGGCAGCCCTAGTCTTGAAACCATTGCTGGCTTCCCTTATATTTTATTATTCAATCCAAGAGTGGATGTGGTCCTTGGGGAGAGTAGCAGGAAACAAGTAGACTTTTCTGATCCATAATGACATTGCTCTCAACTAATACTCAAAAGAATGTATGAGTGAGGGTGGAGCATGCataactttttcttttattggattGATGTACCAATTGATTGGTGAGTCAACTTTTCCAGTTTCATCTTGGAAAGGGGAACTATGTCCAAGCTATATACAATGAGATGTATTTTCCTCTGATACAGGTGTACCAGCTCTAGGGGGCCAAGGTGTCTTcaaccccctcaatatttgtttgaaTGGGGCTCAGCCCCCTCAGTGTTGAGGAGTCCAGTGTGCGTAGCACACATGCAACATCTCGCATCACAGCTCCAGCACCCGGCTCCACCAGAGTGCTCAGTGTAGGAGAAGGACcactgctcagtggcagagcatcagttTTGAATGCAGAGGGTTCCAGTTTcgatcccaggcatctccaggttgcGCTGGAAGAGatccctttctgaaatcctggagagctgctgccagccagtgtagacaatattgaggtagatggaccaatagtctgattctGTTTAATGCAGCTTCCTAGGCTCCACTTTTGCTGAGCCCACTGCTGAGCATGACTGTATTATTAGAACCTGAAAAACTATCCTATTTTATTTCCTTACCCTGGACCTGCTACCCAGTTCATCTCTTATCTCCAGTCTTTCTGGAGGGAAGTTGATAATTGTTGGGAAATTTAAGAGTACCGGTATGTCTTGTTAACTTCTCCTCCAAGCATTATGTAGTTACTAAAAACATTGCCTAATGGATGGGGCCACCATGACCTGCAGTCTATTTGCAACAGGGTCTAAAATATTTTCCATGTTGATTGAAGTTACTCATGGTATGTGCAACCACGCAGACTAATAGAAGTTTAGGGAAAGGACTGACTCCCTGGTTGCAGGAAATATAAAGTTTATCCACATTTCTTGGGAGGGAGATCAGCCCAGATTAACCACTTCCCAGGATCCTTGACCTCATCATCAGCCAAGTGGACTCCACATGTGAAGGAAATGAAGGTCAAGAAAAGGCACATGAATCATAGTAGCACTAGCTTAATAATGGAGATACTGTTATCTGGAATCTTACATTAATTGTCTTCCTGTTCTGCAGCCAATGACAGCATAAAAAGCCATGGAATTGAACTTACACTGGTGGACGAAACAGCTTCCTGAACGCTCTCCATAATAAATTCCTTTGTGATCCTGCGACAAGGCAACTCATTGAAGAGAGAATTGATTAGCGCCACTTTTGCCGCATCTCGTCTTGCTTCGGCTCTGCTCAAGCAGCACTGAAATGGAAGTAAATGGTTGTAAGAGCTTTGGGAAAGATGTTTCCTCTGCTTGCAGGATGGGTTTGCCTCAACTGGTAAGAGAGAAGCATCCAAACACCATAGAACATTTTGTTGTTTATAATGTGATGAATTGGAATATTTATACCACCATTCCTGAGAGATGAGTCATCCTGAATTGGATGCTCCCACCCAAGCTTCTGTTGACTTTTGCCCCCTTTTGATTCCACAACTCTCTTATTTTGTACAGGCTGTGATTTCCCCCAAATGTTCTTGTCCGCCCATCTCAAAAAGGGCTATAGCACACAGTGGTGTAGTTAGGCAATTTCAGACTGTGGACTTaatgcaggggttgccaacatggtgcccatgggcacaaTGATACCCTTGAAGTCTGGCACCAATGAAGCCTCTGAGCCCCTCTACCTCATCCCCTCTTGGCATTAAGATGGTGAGGGTGGTTAGTTTTTCTTCCATGACCTGAAGGAAGTCCCATGGACCAGAcagaagggctgcatttggctttcAGGCCTAAGGCTCCTCTCCTCTGGTTTACCAGGACCACCTTAACACAGCAACCCATGGAGACTTTGCTCCTCCCGTGTCCTTTTAGCATCTTTtacaaggtttggcttagcatgtcatctgcACCCAGGATTGTGGTTAAGGTATTTCTTCCTTAACCACCATCTGTAACCATAGGTAAAACCTTGGCTACAGAACTGAGCCTCACTGAGCTAAAAAGGCCAGGGAGGAACAAAGCAGGTGTGAGCGAGCTCATCCACACATAGTTTGACTGACCATGATGTGCCAACAAGGCCAATGTATTGGATGCCTCATATTATCTGTGGGACCCACCTTCTTCTTGGGTTAGAATTCCACTCCTGGATTCCCAGAAACATGTGGGAACTCTTTGAGTTGTGAGATATGGGATTCTAGAGTACACTGTCTGATCCATCAGGGGTATTATGTTCTGAAGTGACATTAAACATTTATTCGGTTGGGCTGTGTTTATTATTCCTAGCTTGAAAGAGGTGGGGGAACCTTATGCAAAATTAAATGTCATTTTCCTCTTCAGcaaccatttttaaaactgtattttgatAAGTCCACCTATATCTACTCATTCCATGAGGAACATAACTCACCAAGCTCTCATTTAAGTTTCAACCTTCTCTTGtgggttaaaatgaatgtttacTTTTTCAGATTCCAAGACAAAATTCAGACTTGTGTGCTTTTCATAATAAACGTTATAATAAAAACCTA from Lacerta agilis isolate rLacAgi1 chromosome 11, rLacAgi1.pri, whole genome shotgun sequence harbors:
- the LIX1 gene encoding protein limb expression 1 homolog; the encoded protein is MQSARRQPKMDRTLESLQHIISQVLPHRDPALAFKDLNVVAMLQEFWESKQKQRGVFSSEGTVVYESLNSPGPPFVSYVTLPGGSCFGNFQCCLSRAEARRDAAKVALINSLFNELPCRRITKEFIMESVQEAVSSTSGTLNDADDPSTSIGAYHYMLESNMGKTMLEFQELMIVFQLLHWNGSLKALRETKCSRQEVISYYSQYSLDERMRSHMALDWLMKEQETPGIISQELQVALRELEETRKAGQELRFYKEKKEILGLALSQLYSDQAATSSSDDRMNLALSGYR